atgaaaaagaaaaagaaaattagccgaatgtgatagtgcatgcctgtagtccctgccacttgggaggctgaggcaggaggatcacttgagcctgggaggttgaagatgcagtgagctatgattgttccactgcagttcagcctaggtgacagtgacgaatgaatgaacaaatgaatgaaagaaacagagagaaagagagacagagaaagaaaggaaggaaggaggaaggaaagaaggaggaaggaaagaagaaggaaggaaagaagaaggaaggaaataaggaaagagagagagaaacagagagaaaagaaggaaggaaggacagagaaagaaagaaaagagaaaaaaagaaagaaaagaaagaaggaaaagaaaaggaaaggaaaagaaaagaaaagaaggaaaggaaagaaaggaggaagggaggaaggaaggaagaaaaaaagaaagagagaaagaaaaagaggaaagagagagagagcaagcaagctAGCTGCTGAGAGGCACAAAGACAAATTTTATAAGGACCAGCCCTGAAGtgaaaatttctatttatttttctcccctttccaaCCAGAACTGCAGGTCACCAGCGAAGGTCAGAGGTAGGCAGACAGGGCAGCTAATGAAAGAGTGGaggaaaattctttccttttgtttcggGACTAATTTGAAAGAACACAGCCATATAATAATATCATGAAATCTTGTACTTTATTTCTGCTGGGTTTCTAATTCAGTTAAGTACTATAGAGATGTATTAagatttggtcttttttcttgaaaccattttgtaaattttaaaataagacaattagAAGTTGAAAATTTCACGAacaaaatttactacaaaaacTATCAGGCTTAGATCTCCTAATAGTTTTCCACTGAAATTGCTctgtttatataaaatgatgaGATAGATTACTTATCAGTAACTGATACCATCTCAGGATCTTTGACTAGTCCCACTAGTAAATGCCTTATTAATTTCAACAAAATATGACTTCTAAAgccaagaaaaataattgaaaatactaCACAAATATGTGATAAAAGAGTTATTTCCAAAAACTATGGAATGTATTTAAAACACTGCCAGCATGATATACATGTGTCTATATCAGTGTAATTTCCCCTGCTTTGGTactattatttgaaaaatttagctattatagtttgttgttgttgttctgatccaaaagagaaatgagaattCAGGCATGGACTAATTTTATTCCAATATGGAATTGATGAATTATGCTGAGTTATGTGAAGTATCTATCTGAAATattaagtaagaaaaagaaaggaaggcataATCTTCCTCATTTTTGGAACAGAAGACACTACAATTTATTCCAGTTTTCAGTTCTTCCCATTTAGTCAATATTCTATGCATCCATAAGTACTTTGATTCTAccaaatgtattgtttttatcctttttactGCTTTGTGATATCTACCTATGTTGTTTGTTGGCGGTTAATCTTTCCTGCAAGCCTCAAAGCACCATAAGATGTTATGGAATACCTACAGAATGGAAGCTTCAGCTCATCTATGCCTTGCAAAGATGTAAACGTAAGGAAAGAACAGCATTGAATTCCAGAGGCtgataaatgtcattttttatatgcttatttaatTCAGATAAATAGAACTGTTATGAATTTGAGAGGAATGAAGATGTTCAAACACTAACAGAAAATCATTAGCCTCATATTACAGCATTCAAATGCTTATGTAACTCTTCAATCCATCTGGTTTCATAAAACCACAACTTTGAACACAAAAAAAAGTGGCAGAGTTCACACTACCTTTTATATGTTCCTAAGTATGAAATTGTATCCATTTATTatgaattaaatttgaaaaaaatcacagatttaaaaacaaagtacaaCAGTGCCTGATCCTTTTTAATTCCACAAATACCTAGCATCTCAAAGTAACACGTAAACACACTTCTATGCTGCTCAATGAATCCTTCCAATTTCGATAATAAACTAAATAGGATTGGATCTAGTATATGACTTTCATGTATAAGTTATAGTTTTATACATTACTTTGACAATATTACTGATACAACAGAGAAAAATTTTCaactattgtatttatttaaaacaaactgaCAGGTTCAAGCACCTGTCTTCAGAAAAGCCggcagcattttttttaaaaacatacttaaagtaaaatttggtCTAAGCCCTTAATACCTTCCTGAACAGCCATGCAACTAAACACCCTCAGGAGATGTTACATAAGGGAGAGAAGAACATGGAGCGATTTGCACTTTTCCCGCTAGATAATATTAATAAGGTAAAGCAAATCCAGATGCTTATGAATGAACAGCTGTCGTGTTTAATGCACTTGGAGCTCTGTAAAACTAGAGCCACTATCATATATGCTTATATagctatatatgtatttttaataaagtctcTCACTTGCTTCAGAATTTGAGGATGATCTTTTTCCTGGTCAGTCATTTCACGAGAacaataaataaagtagaaaaggaTGAAATATGTTTTGCATATTTCTGTGGAAGAATGGAAAACATACTTTGAGAGGTTCAAAAAATTCACTGTACAGAATGAACAGCTGATATATGCtctctgtgtaattttttttggctgggaTATTTAAATGCAATAGCTCCTCCAAAACAAGAAGCCACATTCATTCTTGTCCAAATCCCTGTCTCTTCTATTGCAAAAAGAAGAAGTTTTTCCTTTCGTTGTTTATAACTCTTACATGGTGGTAGATCCAAGCGATTAAAACACATATGGCTTCTTGGCAACCAAGTGTCTTTGCCAACTTTTTCAATGCAAAACTTTTGAGGCCCATGACTTCCTATGAGCTCAGCAAATCCTCCTAGAGATAAATGGCAGGTTCCAGTGATGAAGTAGCATTCTTACTCCATTGTCTGTCTCTTTCACGAACTGCCAAAACCAAATGATTTGCTGGCTGTTTCTTGTGTAATGTCGATAAACATTATTTCTCTGCCGATCTGCCAAGTCAGCGTCCTGCATGCCACACAACGTAACCTCTAATTCTTTTTCATCGAAGTACTATAGCCACTGATGAGGAAGAACTTCATGAAAACCATCAAGGaaagtttggtttgttcttgtacTCCTCGAGAAAAATGCCATTCTGTCATTAAACCAATATATTCATCTTTGTTCTCCTCAGTCACCAGAATATTggaaactcccaacttcaggtcaTGTGAAGTAACTGTTCCCCAAATCTCCATGTCAACAGAAAAGTACATTTCTAAGCCACATTCTTCAATGTTGCTACCTCTTATCCAGATAAGGGAGCTATAAAATTCAGTATCAATAGATTCCAAATCCTTAATAGTAAGTTTTTTACTTAACATACACTTGTAGAATGGTAAAGAGAAACCAGTATTGATAAACTTTCCATGAAATAGTGCCATGGCAATAAAACTACCAATGAAACAGAAGTACGAAAGATGGTCTGGATTAATGGCTGATGCTGGATTTATCTGCAGACAATAGTTGTTCTTCCCCGCATACTCAAATGAGCAATACATTGGGTTCAAAACTTCATGCGAAAGCAAGAAAAACTATCCTCTCACTAGACCACCATAATCAAGTCCTTCTTCTCCTCTAAATATTACATGTAAGCGCCTCCTCAAGTCATAGGGTTTTAATGCCATAAGCTGCTGGAAGGAATCTTCAAACAACGTCTGCTGGGACAGATTGATCTTTACATGACTGGGTAGTGCATTAGACTGGCATAAATAACAGAAGTGAGCAAGTTTCCATCTAAAGCTGCATTCAAAAGCAATTTGTGGACCACCTTTAGTTACAGATGACTTCCCATTGCGAGGATCTTTGAATGTTGTTGTTCTCGCATTATGATCAACAAAGTACCTCACACCTTCATGAGTATGTCTAATTTCCCAGCCTTCTGGCGGAGGTTCTTCATTCTGTAAGCCTTGAGTTCTTGGATCTTCCTACTGGGTTGTTTTTGTGTTATGAGTCACAAAGTAAACCCTGTCTGTTGAATCCACTCTTTTTTCCCAGCCTGGTGGCAAAGGTCCATAAGGGTCATTTTCTGCAGCTAACATTGAAGCTGAATAGAGGTATCGTTGGTTAAACTGTTGCATAGCTCCCTACAACTGGTTGCGCTGAGATTGCCACTGTTCAGAATTTCGGACGGATTCCATGGTAGCCCGCTGCCACGTTGTTCCGGTGCTATGATCCACATAATAAACTCTTCCATGATCATCAACTCTTCTTTCCCAGCCTGAAGGTAAAGGTTGTGGTCTCTCCCATGTGATAGTTCGAGTATTATGATCCACATAATAGGTTCTACCATGAggatcttttctttgtttccacCCTGATGGCAACGTTTCTGTGTTGGCATTCCCAGATTCCTGTCACAAACGATCTATACACCCATCTGGCTGCCTTGATTTGGCTGCTTCAAAAGCAGAACTACTTCCAGAATTAGAGGTGTCAGGGTCTAATATACTTCTAGATTCAGATCCCAATTCTGCACTGGTAGAAGGAATACATTCATTGTTTTCTGAGGAAGTCAGTATTTCTTGAACTGGAGGATCTTCAACGGTAGTACTAGTGCAATTTGGAGACAAGGCATTTTCTTCAGACACTACTGGAATACCCGTGACAGAAGCATTATCAGTTGGTGCAAATGAGGATGATTCTCTATTAACAGTGTCATTGGCAGGCTCAGATGTGAGTGGTTTTGGAGGTGGTGTATTTTGGGGTCTGGCAGCAACCTGAGATGGAGATGAAGGTATATTGTCTCCATTAACTACATACGAGCAACATGAGTTTTGCACTAGAGTGCTTGTAGGTACATGATTATCTATTCCATTTGTGCCTTCAACAGCCAACCTGGCAGTTGTCCTTGCTGAAGGCTCTCCATGTTCACGTAAGGCATCACCATTTTGCTGTATTTCTATGGTTGGAGATGAGTTAcagtttgttatattttcttgctcAATCACCAGTCCATCAAGCACAACCATCAATTCACCAGTTTGTGCTGTGCCATTCTTGTTTTCCAAGGAAAGTTTCAATTATTCTTTGACTCTTTCCAATTTTCTGTTGTGTTTCAAATCTATCGTTGCATTTCCTAATAAAGCATCTGCTTTTAAAGCATGATGACTCCAAACTTGAAATTCCAACGTAGTCTGTGGCGTAACATTTACAGTTAGCTGTTCATCCCAGTTTGGATTAGAAGAACTACTGGATTTTGCTGTTTTCCTAATTTCTCCATCTACAACTACTTCTGTATATATTGCTGTTCCGAAccagttctttcttcttttaggtTTGGCGCTAGAAACAGTTACCCGTAACTAGAACCTTCCAGTGTGATTATTACTAGTATCAGACCTTGGTGAAGCAGTGGCCAAGTCCCAAAATTCAGCTAAAACTATGTATCAGGAACTGCTAGACactggggatacaaagatgagtaagacatgaTTCCCTGTTTCAAGGAGCTGACAACGCCGGCGCGAAGCTGTCGGCTCCCGGCAGCGGGCGGCCACGGCAGCGGCAACTCCTCCTGCAGAGGGCGCCCTCGCCCTTCCGCGCCCAAGATCACCGTCTCGTGGCAGGGGCGGCGGCTGCAGCCACTCAGAGCCCGCAAGCAGAGCTCGCAGACACCTGactctccccccgccccccaacctCGGccctgatttacatttttctgatgattagcgATACTGTGTTTGTGGTCTACTTGTATGTCACACTATTCCATCTGTACTTAAATGAGCTCCTGACGCAAGGAATAGGCACAATTCCTCTTTTACTTGCAGAATATCAAAGGCTTTGGGATTCATGATGTTTTCCTATAAATTGTTACAGAAACAAGTTCTGCTCTGGGCAACATGGAAGACTAGCTTGTATATTTTTATACGAATGAAAATTTATATCAAATCATTATGCATTTAAATTCCATTGGAAGCCAGGCGcgatggttcacacctataatcccagcactttaggtggctgaggcgggaggattacttaagcctccctagtagctgggattacaggcacctgccacctcatctggctaatttttgtatttttagtagagacaggatttcaccatgttgactaggcttgtctcaaactcctgacctcaggtgatccgcctgccttggcctcccaacgtgctgggattacaggcgcgacccactgcacccggcctatttatttatttttgagacagggtcttactctgtcacccaagctggaagtgcagtggtgcaattaccgTTCAacgcagcctcaaactccggggctcaagtaatgctcccacctctgccttctgagtagctgggactatagactgcacccctacacctggctaatttttgtagagatgggctttcgctatgttgctgaggctggtcttgaagtatATTACTAGGAATGAAAAGAGAGTgggttttgatttcattttctctgatcTAAGACGTGACCACTGAACCATTGGCACTGATCATCATATCCATTGCATAGCAGTTGATAAGTAAGTGGTGTGTGAGTCTAACTCACATTGATAAACACTTGCCTTATAATTTCCAAACAGAGTAGTGGGCCCTAAGAAATGCATTTTCCACTCTGCTCAgtgtttttcataaaatattgtaATTAAAGCTTAACTATCAACATAGAGAAGGGGATCTATTGTGGTCACGTAAGAGCAGACGCAGGAAATATTTACTCACAGAATCAGAAGTTAAGACTGAGGTATCTGGAAATGAGACAAGGGCTGGGTGGAGTTAATCAGGCCATTTTATTTGTAGCTGTTGTCATGGTGTAAGTGTAAATTTGTGGCCCTATGTGCTACTAACAGTGAGCTAtgcttacaaataaaaaaaaaattaataagttcAAATATGCAGTATACTTTCTCTAAATCCTACCAGTGGTGTTCCAAGAAATAACAAGTGTAGCAAGAAAGTAAGTCCTTAGATTGGCATTTTCTGTGTGATTCTGTGTAGTGCTATTCATCTTGCTACAAGATTTGAATGTCATGTTGCTTAAATATAAATCATTAATGTTCATTGGTGTTTATCAGAGGTTGAATATTTGCTATAGATTTACTTATTTGTAAgtgctttaaaatgtattactttttatttattaaaacatttttagctaTTCATAATAGGAAGAACAGAGTATGAATAATGTTGGAAGCATTTTACAAATCATTTGTCGTTTTGAGGAGTTTCAAGAAATCTTGAGTTCCAATGTCGTCGTCATTGTCGTcgtcgtcttcttcttcttcttcttcttcttcttcttcttcttcttcttcttcttcttcttttttttcagacagggtctcactctgtcacccaggctggagtgcagtggggccatctcggctcactgcaacctccgcctcccaggttcaagtgattctcctgcctcagcctcccgagtagctgggattacaggaacctgccaccacacctggctaatttttgtaattttagtaaagacagggttttaccatgttggccaggagggtcttgagcccctgacctcaggtgatcctgcctgggcctccaaaactgttgggattagaggcgtgagctaccgtgcccggcccaatgtCTTATTCTTGCATCCAGAAGAGTAACATTTTTCAGACATTTGGAAACGTTATTCTCAGTGTCTGCTAAACATAGAATATTCTgaatgctagtttttttttttttaataggaaaaaggGAGAACCATGTGACAATATTGGGTAAATTCTGTAATTGGGCTTAGTATTTATTGTAAGTGAACACAATGGAATTCCAATTTATAAGTCACTTGCACAGTCTACTGGATTCTGATTACCTCTTGGTGAACTGATAGAACTGAGTGGCCATGTGGTGTACAGTATGT
Above is a window of Macaca thibetana thibetana isolate TM-01 chromosome 2, ASM2454274v1, whole genome shotgun sequence DNA encoding:
- the LOC126949321 gene encoding NEDD4-like E3 ubiquitin-protein ligase WWP1 codes for the protein MVVLDGLVIEQENITNCNSSPTIEIQQNGDALREHGEPSARTTARLAVEGTNGIDNHVPTSTLVQNSCCSYVVNGDNIPSSPSQVAARPQNTPPPKPLTSEPANDTVNRESSSFAPTDNASVTGIPVVSEENALSPNCTSTTVEDPPVQEILTSSENNECIPSTSAELGSESRSILDPDTSNSGSSSAFEAAKSRQPDGCIDRL